The Bombus vancouverensis nearcticus unplaced genomic scaffold, iyBomVanc1_principal scaffold0030, whole genome shotgun sequence genome includes a window with the following:
- the LOC117153230 gene encoding RRP12-like protein encodes MTAIRISDKKYDILVKLIREYGMETIFGMIPASNAMLRKRLKNMNKAEEAKKKKKELRKLKKQENDEDAEFNAKRKPKSIEEILADSDDEFDEDMGNEESRKRKKRTSRKEAWIHENEETVDLVDSAAARNISTTQPIVAINSKIAAIKRKDREFKITSDGRLTITVDNEKDNEPEPKRKKKSALLLHSDSEDDYSEDELGLDLRLGILEKCKVIQRNQ; translated from the exons ATGACTGCCATACGCATTTCAGACAAAAAGTACGATATTCTGGTAAAGTTAATAAGAGAATACGGAATGGAAACAATTTTTGGCATGATTCCAGCTTCCAATGCGATGTTACgtaagagattaaaaaatatgaataaggcagaagaagcgaagaaaaagaaaaaagaattgaggaaattgaaaaaacaagaaaatgacGAGGATGCTGAATTCAATGCAAAGAGAAAACCTAAAAG TATAGAAGAAATATTGGCGGATAGCGATGATGAGTTCGATGAAGATATGGGCAATGAAGAGtcaaggaaaaggaagaaaagaacatCGCGAAAGGAAGCCTGGATTCATGAGAATGAAGAGACCGTTGATCTCGTTGATTCTGCGGCTGCTCGAAATATATCAA CAACGCAACCTATAGTCGCTATTAATTCAAAAATAGCAGCTATAAAACGGAAAGATCGTGAATTTAAGATTACGTCTGATGGCCGTCTTACTATCACAGTAGATAATGAGAAAGATAATGAACCAGAAcccaagagaaagaagaaatctgCGCTTTTGTTGCACAGTGATTCAGAAGACGATTATTCAGAAGACGAATTGGGGTTAGATTTGAGGTTAGGAATTCtagaaaaatgtaaagtaatTCAAAGAAACCAGTGA
- the LOC143304336 gene encoding uncharacterized protein LOC143304336, which translates to ADMCMWSEGQKAIYPKRLLKGSGRIFASFECHVRTWHELKRGLIKEFSKKINSRQVHQRLRDTKKRSDETCLAYMYRMLEIASHVDMEEEAKVEYIVEGIVDEENNKSTLYGTTSITELRKRLIMYEKQNYRRAKSIVKVAKTERSRKPSKSGDMKKTRCYNCGGEEYECAECPNRSRGSKCFKCREYGHIVSKCDNLSESHKVVSSMWKSLQTKRGKDVKIGNFELSALIDTGSELTLMRADQYVKIGASRLSQKIVEFRGIGSGRNCTLEEFSTDILIDDESCVVTIHVVSDTLMQHSLIIGTYFLNTTELNMS; encoded by the coding sequence GCAGACATGTGCATGTGGTCAGAGGGACAGAAAGCGATTTATCCGAAGAGATTGCTGAAAGGATCAGGTAGAATATTCGCGAGTTTCGAGTGCCATGTTAGGACTTGGCATGAGCTGAAGAGAGGGCTGATTAAAGAATTCTCTAAAAAGATTAATAGTCGGCAAGTACATCAAAGACTTAGAGATACGAAAAAGAGAAGCGACGAAACATGCTTGGCTTatatgtaccgcatgcttgaaatagccagccatgttgaTATGGAAGAGGAGGCGAAAGTGGAGTATATTGTAGAAGGAATAGTAGATGAAGAAAACAATAAGTCTACACTATACGGTACTACATCCATTACAGAATTGAGGAAGAGATTAATCATGTACGAGAAACAGAATTATCGCAGAGCAAAATCGATTGTGAAGGTAGCCAAAACTGAAAGGAGCAGGAAGCCCAGTAAATCTGGAGATATGAAGAAGACGAGATGTTACAATTGCGGCGGCGAAGAATATGAGTGTGCAGAGTGCCCGAATAGGTCGAGAGGATCCAAGTGCTTTAAGTGtagagagtacggacacatcgtatCGAAGTGCGACAACCTGAGCGAGTCCCATAAAGTTGTTTCTAGTATGTGGAAATCGTTGCAGACGAAGCGTGGTAAAGACGTTAAGAtcggaaatttcgaattgagcgcgctAATAGATACCGGTAGCGAACTAACTTTAATGAGAGCGGATCAGTATGTGAAAATTGGGGCATCCAGATTAAGTCAGAAAATTGTTGAATTTCGCGGTATCGGGTCCGGAAGAAATTGTACACTCGAAGAATTTTCGACAGATATTCTGATAGATGATGAGTCGTGCGTTGTAACGATACATGTAGTTTCAGATACTTTGATGCAACACTCGTTGATAATTGGCACATACTTCCTGAATACTACCGAATTAAACATGTCATGA